One region of Tumebacillus sp. BK434 genomic DNA includes:
- the argC gene encoding N-acetyl-gamma-glutamyl-phosphate reductase, giving the protein MNVAVIGATGYTGLEVVRLLMQHPELNVTTVTSDSQTGAMLSDVYPHLQGLVQQPLQRADAVELAAEADLAFLALPSGLSTALVPDLLAAGLKVIDLAGDHRLSQTDYAAWYQKTPPTPEVLSQAVYGLPEFYAEQIAAAHLIANPGCYPTATLLSLLPLVQHGLIDADTLIVDAKSGVSGAGKALSPGTHFAEVNENFKAYKVGVHQHIPEIEGVLSQHHGEKVTLSFTTHLVPMTRGIMTTSYAKLTQDLSTEDVLAIYKETYQDRPFVRIRANGQMPATKDVSASNFCDIGLRVDPRTGRVTVIGVIDNLIKGAAGQAIQNANLLCGLPQTTGLLHAPVYF; this is encoded by the coding sequence ATGAACGTTGCCGTGATCGGCGCGACCGGATATACAGGATTGGAAGTGGTGCGGCTGTTGATGCAGCACCCGGAGCTGAACGTGACGACCGTCACGTCCGACTCGCAGACAGGCGCGATGTTAAGCGACGTCTACCCGCACCTGCAAGGGCTGGTGCAGCAACCGCTGCAGCGGGCAGATGCGGTCGAGCTGGCCGCGGAGGCGGATCTGGCGTTTCTCGCCTTGCCGTCCGGGCTGTCCACCGCACTGGTGCCCGACCTGCTGGCGGCGGGGCTGAAAGTGATCGACCTCGCAGGCGACCATCGCTTGTCCCAAACGGACTACGCAGCATGGTATCAAAAAACGCCGCCGACCCCCGAGGTGCTGTCACAGGCCGTATACGGCCTGCCGGAATTTTATGCAGAGCAAATCGCCGCCGCCCACCTGATCGCCAATCCCGGCTGCTATCCGACGGCGACGCTTTTGTCTCTGCTTCCGCTCGTACAGCACGGGCTGATCGACGCGGACACCTTGATCGTCGACGCCAAATCGGGCGTCTCCGGCGCGGGCAAAGCGTTGTCGCCGGGCACGCATTTTGCAGAAGTGAATGAGAATTTCAAAGCATACAAAGTCGGCGTCCACCAGCACATCCCGGAGATTGAAGGCGTGCTGAGCCAGCATCACGGGGAAAAAGTCACCTTGTCCTTCACGACGCATCTCGTGCCGATGACGCGCGGGATCATGACGACGTCGTACGCCAAGCTGACCCAGGACCTGTCGACCGAAGACGTGCTTGCCATCTATAAAGAGACGTACCAAGATCGGCCGTTTGTCCGCATCCGTGCAAACGGACAGATGCCGGCGACCAAAGACGTCAGCGCCAGCAACTTTTGCGACATCGGCCTGCGGGTCGACCCGCGCACCGGCCGCGTGACGGTGATCGGCGTGATCGACAACTTGATCAAAGGCGCGGCCGGGCAAGCGATCCAAAACGCCAACCTGCTCTGCGGCCTGCCGCAAACGACCGGGCTGCTGCATGCGCCCGTCTATTTCTAA
- the argJ gene encoding bifunctional glutamate N-acetyltransferase/amino-acid acetyltransferase ArgJ, translating to MMIKQAAYTVLAEGSVTTPLGFQASGLHAGIKRKKKDVGLLLSTVPAAAAGVFTLNAVRAACVTQNEQQLQALPYLQAIIVNSGNANACTGVQGDADAQEMQRHTAQALGLPAHAVAIASTGVIGVPMPMEALKQGITQAAAGVSAEGGEAFAEAMLTTDTCTKQIAVQLTIDGKTVTIGGVAKGSGMIHPNMATMLAFVTTDAKVDPAALQTLLRQTTDQTYNCITVDGDTSTNDMVLVLANGLADNQTLTPEHPEWSEFAAAFRHVSEKLAKDIARDGEGATKLVEVQVNGAVSTSLAVQAAKKVVGSSLVKTAVFGADANWGRILAAVGYSGIPFDPARVNIWLGDVQVAQNGMGLLFDEAAAKAHLQGDTVQITVDLNLGDATATAYGCDLTYDYVRINASYRT from the coding sequence ATGATGATAAAACAAGCCGCCTATACCGTGCTGGCAGAAGGGTCGGTCACGACCCCGCTTGGGTTTCAGGCGAGCGGGCTGCATGCCGGAATCAAACGCAAGAAAAAGGACGTCGGGCTGCTGCTCTCCACCGTGCCGGCCGCCGCTGCCGGGGTGTTTACGCTGAACGCCGTACGCGCTGCCTGTGTCACGCAAAATGAACAGCAGTTGCAAGCGCTGCCCTACCTGCAGGCAATTATCGTCAACTCCGGCAACGCCAACGCCTGCACCGGCGTGCAAGGCGATGCGGACGCCCAAGAGATGCAGCGCCACACCGCCCAAGCGCTCGGCCTGCCCGCACATGCGGTCGCCATCGCGTCGACCGGCGTGATCGGGGTGCCGATGCCGATGGAAGCGCTCAAGCAAGGCATCACGCAAGCGGCAGCCGGTGTGTCTGCGGAGGGCGGCGAAGCGTTTGCGGAAGCGATGCTGACCACCGACACCTGCACCAAGCAGATCGCTGTGCAGTTGACCATCGACGGCAAGACGGTGACGATCGGCGGCGTGGCGAAAGGGTCGGGGATGATCCACCCGAACATGGCGACGATGCTCGCCTTTGTCACCACCGATGCCAAAGTCGATCCGGCGGCGCTGCAGACCCTGTTGCGCCAGACGACCGACCAGACCTACAACTGCATCACCGTCGACGGCGACACCTCGACCAACGACATGGTGCTGGTGCTGGCGAACGGCCTCGCCGACAATCAGACCCTGACCCCGGAGCATCCGGAGTGGTCCGAATTTGCGGCCGCGTTCCGCCATGTCTCGGAAAAGCTGGCCAAAGACATCGCCCGCGACGGCGAAGGCGCGACGAAACTGGTCGAAGTGCAAGTCAATGGTGCGGTCAGCACCAGCCTGGCCGTCCAAGCGGCGAAAAAGGTCGTCGGCTCCTCCTTGGTCAAAACGGCCGTCTTCGGCGCCGATGCCAACTGGGGGCGCATTCTGGCGGCGGTCGGCTATTCCGGCATCCCGTTCGATCCGGCGCGCGTGAACATCTGGCTCGGCGACGTGCAAGTGGCGCAAAACGGCATGGGGCTCCTGTTCGATGAAGCAGCGGCGAAAGCGCATCTCCAAGGCGACACCGTGCAGATCACCGTCGACCTCAACCTCGGCGACGCCACGGCGACGGCGTACGGCTGCGACTTGACCTACGACTACGTGCGCATCAACGCCAGCTACCGGACGTAA
- the argB gene encoding acetylglutamate kinase, with translation MTNKTQTENLTPAEKANVLLEALPYIQKFAGKIVVIKYGGSSIEPDSGEIDPVILDIIWLKQVGLYPVVVHGGGKAITRLLDRLGHQAQFVDGLRVTDETTLEVVEMVLGGLVNQQLVAAFNAGGCKAVGLTGVDGGLLTAEQLTHEKGDLGRVGVVQAVQTEPIQALLQNGFLPVIAPLGSDEQGARYNINADSAAGAIAAALGAEKLILLTDVPGILKAGQLINQVTPEEVDALLADGTIQGGMVPKVEACLAALHGGAAQVHILNGKEPHALLLEIFTERGVGTLVHR, from the coding sequence ATGACGAACAAGACCCAGACGGAAAATCTGACCCCGGCGGAAAAAGCGAACGTGTTGCTCGAAGCCCTGCCCTACATTCAGAAGTTCGCCGGGAAGATCGTCGTGATCAAATACGGCGGTTCCTCGATCGAGCCGGACAGCGGCGAGATCGACCCGGTGATCCTCGACATCATCTGGCTGAAACAGGTCGGCCTCTACCCGGTCGTCGTACACGGCGGCGGCAAAGCGATCACCCGGTTGCTCGACCGGCTCGGGCATCAGGCGCAGTTTGTCGACGGACTGCGCGTGACCGATGAGACGACGCTGGAAGTGGTGGAGATGGTGCTGGGCGGCCTCGTCAACCAGCAGCTCGTCGCGGCTTTTAACGCAGGCGGCTGCAAAGCGGTCGGGCTGACCGGCGTCGACGGCGGCCTGCTCACCGCTGAGCAGTTGACCCATGAAAAGGGCGACTTGGGGCGTGTCGGCGTGGTGCAGGCGGTGCAGACCGAGCCGATTCAAGCGCTTTTGCAAAATGGCTTTCTGCCGGTCATCGCGCCGCTGGGCAGCGATGAGCAGGGGGCGCGCTACAACATCAACGCCGACAGCGCGGCCGGAGCGATCGCCGCCGCGCTCGGCGCGGAAAAGCTGATCTTGCTGACCGACGTGCCCGGCATCCTGAAAGCAGGACAACTGATCAACCAAGTGACGCCGGAGGAAGTGGATGCGCTGCTCGCAGACGGCACGATCCAAGGCGGCATGGTGCCGAAAGTGGAAGCCTGTCTGGCCGCCCTGCACGGCGGAGCGGCGCAAGTGCACATTTTGAACGGCAAAGAACCGCATGCGCTGCTCTTGGAGATCTTTACGGAGCGCGGCGTGGGGACGCTGGTGCACCGCTAG